The genomic stretch AAGTCGGACAATTCAGGCCCGATCGTGGAACCGAATGTAGTGCTGGTGAATACGGATGAAGTCTGTGCAGCGATTAAAGACACTTATGACGAATGCCGTAGCATTGTCGAACCATCTGGTGCAATGGCACTGGCTGGCATCAAAAAATACGTGGCTGAACATGGCATCGAAGGGAAAAACATGGTGTCGATTGTCTGCGGCGCCAACATGAACTTCGACCGTTTACGCTATATCGCTGAACGTACCGAATTGGGTGAACGCAAAGAAGCGATTTTTGCCGTGACCATTCCGGAACAGAAAGGTTCATTCCTGAGTTTCTGCCGTGCATTACAAGGCCGTAATATTACTGAATTTAACTACCGTGCCAGCGATGCTTCTGCTGCGCAAGTCTTTGTCGGCATCAGTCTGAAAAATGGCGAGAAAGAACGTCAGGAAATTTATGAAACCTTAAAGTTCCAGTATGACGTTGACGATCTGTCTGATGACGAAGTGGCCAAACTGCATATCCGTTACCTGATCGGTGGTCATGCCGATATTGAAAATGAGCGCCTGTTCCGCGTGGAATTCCCGGAGCGTCCTGGCGCTTTACTGATGTTCCTGGAACGTCTTGGCCCAACCCATAATATCACCCTGTTCCACTACCGGAACCACGGCGCTGCTGAAGGACGTGTTCTGGTGGGTCTTGAAGCAACCGATGCACAACAGAATCCGGACGGTTTGATCGAAACTCTCGAAACCATTACCTATCCATATCAGGAAATTACCAATAATCTGGGTTATCAACGTTTCTTGAAGTAATTCTTTCAAACATAAACCGCCTTTCGAGGCGGTTTTTTTAGGATGATATTCTAGGCAGATTTAAAAATGTATCATGAATGAAAACACCAATTATCCATTAATTTCCAATCTTGTTAAAATTAAAAATAATTACAAAAATAGAACCTTAAGATATGAATATCACTTTTATTATTATTTTGCTCACCACTTTATTTGTCTATTTATACGGCTATCCAGCATACAAATTAAATCAAAAAGAAGATCGCGTTCGAACAAGTATGAAAAATATTCCCAGTAATGCAACCGCAAATAACCTCAGCAACATCGCTGGTATAGAGGCACATTCAGAAATACTCAACCAGTATCCCAAATTTGTTTATATTTTTCTAAATCATTATAAAGAAGTGAAATTAGATCCTAAAATTTCAGCTTTTGTAAAAAGCTTTTCTTGTGCCTCAATCGATAATTTAAAAACTTATCCTCAACTCAAACGCCAAGCCACACTCAATATCATGAAGGATGATCATCATGAATTCGAATACATCATCCAAAACAGCTATGGAACCTTATATGCACATCGTCAGGTTATGTCTGACTGT from Acinetobacter lwoffii encodes the following:
- the ilvA gene encoding threonine ammonia-lyase, biosynthetic — its product is MLSRLVRQILQATVYDVAIETPLEAAPRISERLNNNIRFKREDLQPVFSFKLRGAYNRISQLPKSQMERGVITASAGNHAQGVALSGKKLGIRAIIVMPKTTPDIKVQAVKRLGGEVVLHGDSFDVANKYAIQRAQEDGMTFIPPYDDELVIAGQGTIANEILRQWRDLDYVFVAVGGGGLIAGVAAYLGDVAPHVKVIPVEYDESACLKAALEANERVILPSVGLFADGTAVAQIGEKPFDVIRLQKSDNSGPIVEPNVVLVNTDEVCAAIKDTYDECRSIVEPSGAMALAGIKKYVAEHGIEGKNMVSIVCGANMNFDRLRYIAERTELGERKEAIFAVTIPEQKGSFLSFCRALQGRNITEFNYRASDASAAQVFVGISLKNGEKERQEIYETLKFQYDVDDLSDDEVAKLHIRYLIGGHADIENERLFRVEFPERPGALLMFLERLGPTHNITLFHYRNHGAAEGRVLVGLEATDAQQNPDGLIETLETITYPYQEITNNLGYQRFLK